The sequence TGGCGAACCAGATATTATTATTTCTGGCAGTGATTTTGTTGTATTAATCGAAGTAAAAGATGACGCGAAAGAATCTTCTCAAAATCAATTAGCAGATTATTACACTTTATTAGAAGAAAATTATGCCACTAAAAAAAATATGTATCTGATATATTTGACAAAGGATTTATATCAACCTGAAATTTCCGATGATATTACTAAATTAAAGGGTAAAAATTTTTATTGGCTTTCTTGGTATGATATTTGCCATGCTTTAAAAAATACAGATGAAAAAAAGAATGAGGCATTGTATGAAATAGCAGAATATTTAAAAGAATATCTGAGAGAATGCAGAGATATTTTTCTTTTTGATGGTTTTGGTGAATATAAAGAAGTGAAAAAAGAAAAACCTTTGTTTTGGAGAGGAGAAACAATTATTTTTTCAGAATATAATAAGATAGGTTTAAGTAAACCTATTTTCTGGGGAGGCGAAAATGCTTGATAAGAGTAAGAATGTTTTTGATATGGTAAGGCAGATGCAAGATTTGTATAAAGAGATAGGTGGGTTTATGAGATACTTTGAAAAAATTGTCGGTGAGAATGACTATGAACCAATTACAAATTCTTCAACCGTGATAAAAGAAATTTCTCAGTCTTTGAATGATTCAGAATCTTGGCTTCCAATATGGATGTATCGGACATATCAGAATAAAAAGAATAAAAATGAGTTAATGTCAATCAATATTGCTTTAGATTATCCACTTTATCGCGATAGAATAATAGAACCATTAGTATTAATATCTAAAATTGAGGGCAAAAAAATTGACCGCGAATTTGCGTGGTATCCGTGGGATATATATTTTCATTTTAGAACACGTGAAAAACAAGTTGAAAAACAAAAAGACAAAGTTTATCTTTTAAAAGATTTAGATTTAGATAATAAAGATACAGAAGAAGAAGGAGTGATAAAAGGTAATTTTGAGGCAATTGAAAAATTAAAATTTATTGCAGTTCCTCTGATGGAAATTGAAAATGAAAAAGCAATAAAAGCAATAATAGAAAAATTGATAAACCCCCTTTTAGAAGTAGAATAGTAAAACATCTAACAAGTTTACTTTTTTGATTATTATAACAGTGTGGCGTTGGAAGGAATAAATCCTGCACTATAAATAAAGAAAACCTTCTTGCAGACAAAAACTGCGGAAGGTTTTTTATTTTTAGAAACGGGAGGGTAAAAAAATGGGGCCGCCAACAGAATTGCATAAATCGACAATGGAATGGGTAGCGGGTTCTCTTGCAAATGCGATGCAGTCCCCGGTTAAATTATTAGATACTTTTTTTGTGGATATTGATTCAGAAGAGATTTGTTTATTTTTCGGTTGCAAAAGAGACGAGTTGTTTTTAATAAGAGGGGGCGTTTTTTATTACAATGAAAAATTTTTTAAGATTTTAACCGAATATTTTACCGCGAATGGTTTTACGAAAATAAAAGAGACTGGCAAATGGAAAACAGCAATGAATCTTGCCATACATTCGGGCGAAAAGTCCAATCCGCTTATTGACGGGCTTCAATTCTATGAAAATCATAAAGATAAATTGGTTTTGTCCTGCGGATGTTTTAATCCGTTTGAAAGAAGGACCTTTTTCTACATAGATTTTATTGTTCACAAAGAGTGCAGGGAAATCGTTTCAACGATTTACAATCGTATTTTCTCCGATTGCTCTCTGAAAGGAAAAATTATTACAAAGGACAGGGAAGAAATTTGCCTTGATAGAAAATATTCTTTCGATGAACTTGTTCTCGATAATGAAAAAATACAACTCATCAAGGAAAACACAATCGGGTTTTTAAAAAACAAAGATATTTTTAGTAAATACAACATACCGTTTAAACGTGGGATTATTTTGGAAGGTTCGCCCGGGAACGGAAAAACACTCCTCGGCAAAATATTGGCTTCAACTGGTATGTTCACGGTTATATGGATAACCCCCAGGGGTTTTACGGGGTCGGAAAGCGCCGAACTGGTAAAAAGGATATATGAATTTGGGAATAAACTTTCGCCGACATTAATATTTTGGGAGGATGTGGACCTAACAATTTCAAACAGGCAAGGTAACAAAGATAATGCAATATTAGGCGAACTGTTAAACCAACTTGACGGATTAAACGCCATTTCGGGCATAGTAACTATTGCGACTACAAATATGACGGAAGCGCTGGATAATGCATTGAGTCATAGACCTAACAGATTTGACCTGCGCATAAAATTTGATAACCCCGATTACAACACAAGAATAAAAATGCTTTCTAAATTCACGGAAGACGTAATTTTGTCGGACGATATAAAGTTTGAAATTATTGCAGAAAAATCGGAAGGGTTCAGCGGCGCCTGTATGAAAGAAATGGTTCTGGAGGCAAAGAAGTTCGCTATTATTGATGGGTCTTACAATGAGATGGATAAAATTATATTGAGAAAAGAATACATGGATAAATCATTAGAAAAAACTAAAAAAATAGTAGAAACAGTGACGCCTCTTGGTTTTTAGCGATATTGGTTTTTAGCGATAATGGAAAAAGGCGGCAAAGGTATTTTTTGCATCTTTGTCTTTCCCCCGCCTTTTAATTATCCCATAGTAAAGCCCCTACTTGACAACGCTCAAGATATTTAGGTAGAATCACCGGCAGATGCGGATTGGCAAACAATCGCATCGCCTCCGGCGCCCCGGTTTGTGGGGCGGCGGCGAAGCAGATAGTGTCGTAATTTCACATTAGTGCTTGTGGGGGATGCCCAAGGCACTTATTGGTTCCGCAGAAGGCGGAACTGGTAAGTGCCTTTTTTAATTTACGCGGGTCCGCGACAAGTTCAAACACTTTGACTTGACAAGAGGCCGTAATTTGAGTAAAATCATGACAGTAGTAGGCAGTGTCACAATATCGTCACAGGTGCTTGTGGGAGACAAACCCAAGGCACTTATCGAGCAAGTCGGGGACTTGCGCGGTAAGTGCCTTTTTTAGTTTCAGCGGGCGCGCGATAAAATCGGCGTAAGGGTGTAAATATGTCCGCCAAAATAAACGAACTCAAACTTAAAAATGCGTTACACCGGTTCTGTAGCGGCGAAACAACGGGCCGGATCCTGGCGAAACTCGCCGACGGAAACATCGTCCACGTGGAGACGATGGAGCAAACGTTTCCGCGGGCGGGGGCGCCGGTCGGCAAGCCCGACGTGCTTCCGGCAAAGTGTGCCGCTTTCATAGAGCGGCGCATCGGGACGGACTTCTTCGGCGACATTACCGTCGATATCATTCACGGCAAGATTCTCGACGTCAGAGTCAAAAAAATATACAAGCCGCGAGACATTGAAAAAGAAATCTGCGGCGCGGGGAGCGCTCGATGAGCATCAAACGACTGCTTAATATAGACGAAGCCGCCGAGTACACCGGATTGAAAAAGAACACGCTTTATTCCTGGGTGTGCCAGCGACGACTGACTTTCGTGAAGTGCGGCCGGCGGACGATGTTCGACATAAAAGATTTGGAGCGGTGGATTGAGGCGAATAAAACCGAAGAAAAGAAAATTGCCGCGAAAAACGATATTTTGTAAAATACTTATGCGGGGAGAGAAACCAATGGGACTCACGAGAAAAGGCGATAACTGGTTCATCGATTATTACGCCGGCGGCCGTCGGAAGAGAGAGAAAATCGGCGCGAGCAAAAAACTCGCCGAGCAGGTTCTCGCCAAAAGAAAAACCGAAATCGCCGAGAACAGGTATCTGGACATCAAAAAAGAGAAAAATATACCGTTTCAAAAGTTGACCGAACTTTATCTGT comes from Elusimicrobia bacterium HGW-Elusimicrobia-1 and encodes:
- a CDS encoding excisionase, with product MSIKRLLNIDEAAEYTGLKKNTLYSWVCQRRLTFVKCGRRTMFDIKDLERWIEANKTEEKKIAAKNDIL